The window AAACAAGCAGGGCATTCCTTTTCCCGAGGTCGATATCATCGGCATCTGGGGTGAAGTGTTGGGGGACGCGGAAAAGGAACATATTCTCCGCCTTCCCGAAGGTTTTAAAACCGGTATATTCGCATTCCTCTTTGAACTCGCGACCAACCGGGTCTCCCCCATGCCGGGTATGACGGAACTGATACGGGAATGTACGGCAGCCGGGATCGTAAGCGGTATCATCTCGAACGCCCAGTTTTATACACCCGTTATTCTCAATTATTTTATCAACGGGAGAATATGTGATTGTGAAACCGTCGAACCCTTTCGGCCCGATCTGACCTTTTTCTCCTATCGATTTTCCCGTTCAAAACCCGACGGTTTTCTTTTCGAGCGCGCAAAAGAAAAACTGTTTTCATACGATATTCCGGTGTGCAGGACGATCTATGTCGGAAACGACATGAAAAAGGATATTGTTCCGGCGATGAATGCCGGCTTCAAAGCCGTCCTCTTCGCGGGCGACAAGCGTTCGCTCGGACTGCTGCCCTCCGGGAAGCCGGATTCCGGCAGGGTGCCCGATGCCGTTATCACCGATCTGCTTCAGCTTCGTGAGGTGATCGGTATCGAAGCGGCAGCGCAATAATGCGGATCTTTGCGGCTATGTGCGGGGTGAAC of the Spirochaetales bacterium genome contains:
- a CDS encoding HAD family hydrolase, with the protein product MEKDYAAFIKRCLDNTVPLVPEPTGVRASLKRFCGIRAVLFDIYGTLLVSASGDIGGKRFTEAGLIRCLEETGIGLERPGHHEEDARKILSGFREAIRRDHEEKNKQGIPFPEVDIIGIWGEVLGDAEKEHILRLPEGFKTGIFAFLFELATNRVSPMPGMTELIRECTAAGIVSGIISNAQFYTPVILNYFINGRICDCETVEPFRPDLTFFSYRFSRSKPDGFLFERAKEKLFSYDIPVCRTIYVGNDMKKDIVPAMNAGFKAVLFAGDKRSLGLLPSGKPDSGRVPDAVITDLLQLREVIGIEAAAQ